From Synechococcus sp. UW69, the proteins below share one genomic window:
- a CDS encoding photosystem II S4 domain protein has translation MLPREDLLAGAQDPKGLTVLIDLAEEVLRTWQPAWSPFLSAPLREETLARLGSLSELTWMSDGGYPGAERQQLLCHRRDDTPDSAAPVQGLLIEGNFLFDPLSPDDLREALQAMGMDETSLGDLWVRGDRGGQGICTPSAAEALHGRVGAVRDVEIRCESRPLEQLQPPVQRSVRTLQTVEASCRLDAIASAGFGLSRAKIVTHVKAGRLRLNWGNVRQASRELVVGDRLQLQDRGSVEVLSLTLTKRERWRVELRRS, from the coding sequence ATGTTGCCCCGAGAGGATCTGCTAGCGGGAGCCCAGGACCCCAAAGGACTGACGGTGCTGATCGATCTGGCGGAGGAGGTGCTGCGCACCTGGCAACCGGCCTGGAGCCCCTTCCTCAGTGCACCACTCCGGGAGGAAACCCTTGCTCGGCTGGGCAGCCTGAGTGAATTGACCTGGATGAGTGACGGTGGCTATCCGGGGGCCGAGCGCCAACAGCTGCTCTGCCACCGGCGCGATGACACCCCCGATTCGGCAGCACCTGTTCAAGGTCTGCTAATCGAAGGCAACTTCCTCTTCGACCCCCTCTCCCCCGACGACCTGCGCGAGGCGTTGCAGGCGATGGGCATGGACGAGACCAGCCTTGGTGATCTCTGGGTGCGGGGCGATCGCGGCGGGCAAGGGATCTGCACCCCTAGCGCAGCGGAAGCCCTTCATGGACGCGTGGGGGCCGTCCGCGACGTGGAGATCCGCTGTGAATCGCGTCCCCTGGAACAGCTACAGCCTCCCGTGCAACGCAGCGTCCGCACCCTGCAAACCGTGGAGGCGTCCTGTCGCCTAGATGCGATTGCGTCAGCAGGATTTGGCCTGTCCCGGGCCAAGATCGTGACCCACGTCAAAGCTGGACGTCTGCGCCTCAACTGGGGGAACGTGCGGCAAGCGAGCCGTGAACTGGTGGTTGGGGACCGACTGCAACTGCAGGACCGCGGCTCTGTTGAGGTGCTCTCCCTAACACTCACAAAACGTGAGCGTTGGCGGGTTGAACTGCGCCGCAGTTGA
- the murD gene encoding UDP-N-acetylmuramoyl-L-alanine--D-glutamate ligase, which translates to MTRTIVVGLGRSGLGAARLLKQQSCDVVVFERGDNDALQHIAAELHQEGIQVVLGQPLTPESFQPWREGLEAVVIGPGIPWDHPTLIQLRSEGIQVRGEMDLAWDALRQIPWIGITGTNGKTTVTHLLSHVLERSGLKAPMGGNMGLSAAELACQITAGASPRPDWLVMELSSYQIEAAPAIAPKIGIWTTLTPDHLERHGSLEAYRAIKRGLLERSDCALFNADDPDLRQQRSSWQRGTWVSSEGASPDGQPADLWIDAEGLVRNSVTTLFSADVLAMPGSHNRQNLLLVTAAALAVGLPPQQIADALSTFPGVPHRLEQLGTLSGATVFNDSKATNYDAAEVGLRAMQGPVVVLAGGQTKRGDARGWLQELNTRACSLILFGAGADELASLAKAAGYPGELLQCPDLESAVNLAAAAVQRTNAAALLLSPACASFDQYRDFEARGEHFRSLIHPFLDAA; encoded by the coding sequence ATGACACGCACGATTGTCGTTGGCTTGGGTCGTTCGGGTTTGGGTGCTGCGCGTCTGCTCAAACAGCAGAGTTGCGATGTCGTTGTTTTTGAACGCGGCGACAACGATGCCCTCCAGCACATCGCGGCTGAGCTGCATCAAGAGGGCATTCAGGTGGTCTTAGGGCAGCCCCTCACCCCAGAGAGCTTCCAACCCTGGCGCGAAGGGCTAGAAGCAGTGGTGATCGGACCAGGCATTCCCTGGGATCATCCAACTCTGATCCAACTGCGATCCGAGGGCATCCAGGTGCGTGGCGAGATGGACCTGGCCTGGGATGCCCTCCGCCAGATCCCCTGGATCGGCATCACCGGAACCAACGGCAAGACCACGGTCACGCACCTGCTCAGTCATGTGTTGGAGCGCTCCGGTCTGAAGGCTCCCATGGGCGGAAATATGGGGCTCTCAGCGGCTGAACTGGCTTGTCAGATCACGGCAGGGGCCTCGCCACGGCCGGATTGGCTCGTGATGGAGCTGAGCAGCTACCAGATTGAAGCAGCACCCGCCATTGCCCCCAAGATCGGCATCTGGACAACGCTGACCCCAGACCATCTCGAGCGCCACGGCAGCCTTGAGGCCTACAGGGCCATCAAGCGTGGGCTACTCGAACGCTCGGACTGCGCCCTTTTCAATGCCGATGATCCGGACCTACGCCAACAGCGAAGCAGTTGGCAGCGCGGCACCTGGGTCAGCAGTGAAGGGGCTAGTCCGGATGGCCAGCCAGCTGATCTCTGGATTGATGCCGAGGGCTTGGTGCGAAACAGCGTCACCACGCTGTTTTCTGCTGATGTCCTGGCGATGCCAGGCAGCCACAACCGTCAAAACCTTCTGCTGGTTACTGCTGCTGCATTAGCGGTCGGCCTCCCCCCCCAGCAGATCGCAGACGCCCTCAGCACGTTTCCGGGCGTCCCGCATCGCCTCGAGCAACTCGGAACCCTCTCAGGAGCCACCGTGTTCAACGACAGCAAGGCCACCAACTACGACGCGGCTGAGGTGGGATTACGAGCCATGCAGGGACCAGTAGTGGTGCTTGCCGGAGGACAGACCAAACGGGGCGATGCCAGAGGATGGCTGCAGGAACTCAACACCAGGGCCTGCAGCCTGATCCTGTTCGGAGCGGGGGCTGACGAACTGGCCAGCCTGGCCAAAGCCGCGGGTTATCCAGGCGAACTTCTGCAATGCCCCGATCTCGAAAGTGCTGTGAACTTGGCAGCGGCGGCCGTGCAGCGGACGAATGCCGCGGCGCTACTGCTGTCACCGGCCTGCGCCAGCTTTGATCAATACCGGGATTTCGAAGCGCGAGGCGAGCACTTCCGCTCTCTGATTCACCCCTTCTTAGACGCCGCCTGA
- a CDS encoding EVE domain-containing protein: protein MTSNKPVDVAFWLMKSEPDAYGIEDLRREGTTLWDGIRNYQARNFMRSMEVGDQAFFYHSNCKPPGIIGLMEVMETGLVDPTQFDPAAKYYDPKSTTEKPRWDCARLRFLGEFDALLSLDQLRETYSEQQLPVIKRGNRLSILPVPADTAHDLLSRLGQLH, encoded by the coding sequence ATGACCTCAAACAAGCCTGTTGACGTGGCCTTCTGGTTGATGAAAAGCGAACCCGACGCTTACGGGATCGAAGATCTTCGTCGTGAAGGCACCACGCTTTGGGACGGCATTAGGAATTACCAGGCCCGCAATTTCATGCGCAGCATGGAGGTGGGCGACCAGGCGTTCTTCTACCACTCGAATTGCAAACCCCCCGGGATCATCGGGCTGATGGAGGTCATGGAAACCGGCTTGGTGGACCCCACCCAGTTTGATCCGGCGGCCAAGTACTACGACCCCAAATCAACCACCGAGAAGCCCCGCTGGGACTGTGCGCGCCTGCGATTTCTCGGCGAGTTTGATGCGCTACTCAGTCTCGACCAGCTGCGGGAGACCTACAGCGAACAGCAGTTGCCCGTGATCAAACGCGGGAACAGGCTTTCGATCCTTCCTGTTCCAGCTGACACTGCCCACGACCTCCTCTCGCGGCTTGGCCAGCTCCACTGA
- a CDS encoding DUF2811 domain-containing protein — MPEGLEQASTAESSVVSFQSEVPQPLQQAMIQFIEGHPNWDQYRLVQAALAGFLVQNGTPSREITRVYVGNMFRRESLLNGV, encoded by the coding sequence ATGCCGGAAGGCCTTGAGCAAGCTTCCACGGCTGAGAGCAGTGTTGTGAGTTTCCAATCGGAAGTGCCGCAACCCCTTCAGCAGGCCATGATCCAATTCATCGAGGGTCATCCGAATTGGGATCAGTACCGTTTGGTTCAGGCGGCGCTGGCCGGTTTCCTGGTTCAGAACGGCACGCCTTCGCGGGAGATCACCCGGGTTTACGTCGGAAACATGTTCCGTCGGGAGTCGTTGCTGAATGGGGTTTGA
- a CDS encoding DUF1818 family protein has translation MIQQEGAGWRVSRDPSRGHYCVLVGGERWAFELTESEWRDLVDLVMTLEQQHRGLIDQLMPEEAIELELDRGVWWGCLSGDRNQWDLRILLTPLEGRAAEGEWTAPAAAAAVAAMRTLWDSQH, from the coding sequence GTGATTCAGCAGGAGGGAGCCGGTTGGCGTGTGTCTCGGGATCCCTCCCGTGGTCATTACTGCGTTCTTGTTGGAGGAGAGCGCTGGGCTTTTGAGTTGACCGAGTCGGAGTGGCGAGATCTGGTGGATCTTGTGATGACCCTGGAGCAGCAGCACCGGGGCCTGATTGACCAGCTGATGCCTGAGGAAGCGATTGAGCTGGAGCTTGATCGCGGCGTCTGGTGGGGATGCTTGAGCGGTGATCGCAATCAATGGGACTTGCGCATCCTGCTCACCCCGTTGGAGGGCCGTGCTGCCGAAGGGGAATGGACGGCCCCCGCGGCCGCGGCGGCAGTGGCTGCGATGAGAACTCTGTGGGACTCGCAGCATTGA
- a CDS encoding DNA-directed RNA polymerase subunit omega, which yields MLSAGVDSKDLAKRGESLIRQSSNRYLTTVRIAFRAKQRRFDDFDGLLEESSVKPVQRAIVELSDEQDQPDLLPG from the coding sequence GTGCTTTCGGCCGGAGTTGACTCCAAAGATCTCGCCAAGCGTGGCGAAAGCTTGATCCGTCAATCAAGCAACCGTTATCTGACGACCGTACGGATTGCTTTCCGGGCCAAACAGCGGCGATTCGACGACTTCGATGGCCTGCTGGAGGAGTCCAGTGTCAAGCCGGTTCAGCGAGCCATTGTGGAATTGAGTGACGAGCAGGACCAGCCCGACCTGCTGCCTGGTTGA
- a CDS encoding Hsp70 family protein: protein MGEEKLQHSAQRGGTLAIDLGSTTTVVAYQGSTSATADLLNLPAICIRAGEIPSLVWNATQRPLIGRQVLDSGLNDSSDIRLHRDFKGRIGQADAPDQEAARWAGEQLLQQIWSRLPPDLAIERLVLTAPVECYRAYRSWLLQACTALPVAEIALVDEPTAAAMGAGLPAGSTLLVVDLGGSTLDLALVALEGGEGRAAPIAQLLRLGGRSLGDNSRQMLRTAKVLGKAGLRLGGRDIDRWIVDRCCPGQTANSTLLNAAERLKCRLSDTTLAEREQLMELAVDDQGHVLRLSRSELNTLLLERGFGDALEQLLEACLAGGRRNNCSLEDLEGVVAVGGGARLPFLRQWLTENTAPASLLTPPPVEAVALGALRLTPGVAIRDVLQHGVSLRFWDQRSNSHRWHPLFMAGQPWPSPAPLELVLAASQTGQDSLEVVLGEPIPQGSHSVVFIDGLPTLQEQPAGEISHQPWPGDALVLPLEPEGEKGEDCLRLRWSIDSEAQLQLEIMDLRSGEAWGHPMLGAVR from the coding sequence GTGGGCGAAGAAAAGCTTCAGCATTCAGCACAGCGGGGCGGAACACTCGCCATCGATCTGGGCAGCACCACCACGGTGGTGGCGTATCAGGGTTCGACATCAGCCACAGCCGATCTGCTGAACCTGCCAGCCATTTGCATTCGGGCCGGTGAAATCCCGAGCCTGGTTTGGAACGCGACGCAACGGCCCCTGATTGGTCGGCAGGTGCTCGATTCAGGGCTCAATGACTCCAGTGATATCCGTCTGCATCGGGACTTCAAGGGCCGCATCGGTCAAGCCGACGCCCCAGATCAGGAGGCAGCCCGCTGGGCAGGCGAACAGCTGCTTCAGCAGATCTGGAGCCGGCTCCCCCCTGACCTCGCAATTGAGCGGCTGGTGCTCACCGCCCCGGTGGAGTGCTACAGGGCTTATCGCAGCTGGTTGCTGCAGGCATGCACCGCGCTGCCGGTGGCCGAAATTGCCCTGGTGGATGAACCCACCGCAGCAGCCATGGGTGCAGGGCTCCCGGCCGGATCCACGCTGCTGGTGGTGGACTTGGGGGGGAGCACCCTCGATCTGGCTTTGGTGGCGCTGGAAGGAGGCGAAGGTCGTGCAGCACCGATCGCACAACTGCTGCGGCTGGGGGGACGCAGCCTGGGGGACAACAGCCGCCAGATGCTGCGCACAGCCAAGGTGCTGGGCAAGGCAGGGCTGCGTCTCGGCGGCCGCGACATCGATCGCTGGATTGTGGATCGCTGTTGCCCGGGTCAAACCGCCAATTCCACCCTGCTCAACGCCGCCGAACGCCTGAAATGCCGTTTGAGCGACACCACGCTGGCCGAACGCGAGCAGCTGATGGAGTTAGCGGTGGATGACCAGGGGCATGTTCTCCGCCTGTCACGCAGCGAGCTCAACACCCTGCTGCTGGAGCGGGGATTCGGGGACGCCCTCGAACAACTTCTGGAGGCCTGTCTGGCCGGTGGTCGCCGCAACAATTGCAGCCTGGAAGATTTGGAAGGCGTCGTAGCCGTCGGAGGAGGTGCCCGGCTGCCTTTCCTGCGCCAGTGGCTCACCGAGAACACTGCACCAGCAAGCTTGCTCACCCCGCCACCAGTGGAAGCCGTGGCCCTCGGCGCCCTGCGACTCACACCAGGGGTCGCCATTCGAGATGTGCTTCAACACGGCGTTTCCCTGCGCTTTTGGGATCAGCGCAGCAACAGCCACCGCTGGCATCCCCTGTTCATGGCCGGACAACCTTGGCCGAGTCCGGCTCCCCTGGAACTTGTGCTGGCCGCAAGCCAGACAGGGCAAGACAGCCTGGAGGTTGTGCTGGGGGAACCAATCCCGCAGGGAAGCCACAGCGTGGTCTTTATCGATGGATTGCCGACCCTCCAAGAGCAGCCCGCAGGCGAGATCTCCCATCAGCCCTGGCCAGGCGACGCTCTGGTGCTGCCCCTGGAACCGGAAGGCGAAAAGGGCGAAGACTGCTTGAGGCTGCGCTGGAGCATTGATTCTGAAGCGCAGCTTCAGCTGGAAATCATGGATCTGCGCTCTGGAGAAGCATGGGGCCACCCAATGCTGGGGGCTGTCCGATAA
- a CDS encoding ferredoxin-thioredoxin reductase variable chain yields MQAGDRVTVEASVVVFNHPEHRGQAFDMKGQSGDVVNVLNDWKGRVISPTLPVIVAFGRYKAHFRADELKSAG; encoded by the coding sequence ATGCAGGCGGGCGACAGGGTGACGGTTGAGGCATCCGTCGTGGTGTTCAACCATCCCGAACACCGGGGGCAGGCCTTTGACATGAAAGGGCAGAGCGGTGATGTGGTGAACGTCCTCAACGACTGGAAGGGACGGGTGATCAGCCCGACGCTGCCTGTGATCGTTGCCTTCGGCCGCTACAAAGCCCACTTCCGGGCCGACGAACTCAAGTCAGCGGGCTGA
- the pyrR gene encoding bifunctional pyr operon transcriptional regulator/uracil phosphoribosyltransferase PyrR: MADPDRIEILSERELGFTLTRLASQVLESAEDSRRLMLLGIPTRGVQLSMVLAGELERLTGHAISQGSIDPTFHRDDLERIGTRLPQLTSLPNSIEDRLVILVDDVIFTGRTVRAALEALQSWGRPQRVMLLAMVDRGHRELPIQPDFCGRVVPTRRSESIELRLQDVDGEEGVFLSRVSPLT; the protein is encoded by the coding sequence ATGGCTGACCCTGACAGGATTGAAATTCTCTCGGAGCGCGAGCTTGGTTTCACCCTGACGCGCTTGGCGTCTCAGGTGCTGGAGAGTGCCGAAGACAGCCGCAGGCTCATGTTGCTGGGCATCCCAACACGAGGTGTTCAGCTGTCCATGGTCCTGGCGGGTGAGTTGGAAAGGCTGACGGGTCACGCTATCTCCCAGGGTTCAATCGATCCCACATTCCATCGCGACGATCTGGAGCGCATCGGGACCCGTTTGCCCCAGCTGACATCGCTGCCCAACAGCATTGAGGATCGTCTGGTGATCCTTGTGGACGACGTGATCTTCACTGGTCGGACAGTGCGTGCTGCGCTGGAAGCACTGCAGAGTTGGGGACGACCGCAACGGGTGATGCTGCTCGCCATGGTTGATCGAGGCCATCGCGAACTGCCTATTCAGCCTGATTTCTGTGGGCGCGTCGTTCCAACTCGACGCAGCGAAAGCATCGAACTTCGTTTGCAGGATGTGGATGGCGAGGAGGGAGTGTTCCTCAGCCGCGTCAGCCCGCTGACTTGA
- the gpmI gene encoding 2,3-bisphosphoglycerate-independent phosphoglycerate mutase has translation MNVGNSTTNGSGRSGTVAPVVLAILDGWGHRDASEHNAIQQSGTPVMDALWHAYPHTLIEASGSHVGLPDQQMGNSEVGHLTIGAGRIIRQELVRISDTVRSNQLGTRPVLKALVERIQQRRGTLHLLGLCSDGGVHSHVNHLCGLIQWAADSGLSDVAVHAITDGRDTPTQSAPNYISQVEEALSRCGVGQLASLCGRYWAMDRDQRWDRTEKAYNLYTDPEIAVDSRKPDQVLAASYAEGITDEFLEPVRLQNSVIKDGDSVLVFNFRPDRARQIVQALCLADFESFERSRVPSLDVVTFTQVEQDLPVHVVFPPEPLDQLLGQVVADAGLKQYRTAETEKYPHVTYFMNGGIEQPLDGEDRHLVPSPRVATYDLSPAMSAEQLTDSCVAAIKKAEYSLIVINYANPDMVGHTGVMDAAKEAIQTVDGCIGRLLDAVGRQGGTMLITADHGNAELMEGPDGQAWTAHTTNPVPVILIEGERRKLPGHGNGITLRDNGGLADIAPTLLQILDLPQPEAMTGLSLIAPMSNMDPSPKTARLPLSV, from the coding sequence GTGAACGTGGGGAACAGCACTACCAACGGTTCAGGTCGCTCCGGAACAGTGGCACCTGTTGTCCTCGCCATTCTTGATGGCTGGGGCCACCGGGACGCAAGCGAGCACAACGCGATCCAACAAAGCGGCACACCGGTGATGGATGCCCTGTGGCATGCGTATCCGCACACGCTGATTGAAGCCAGCGGATCCCACGTTGGCCTGCCCGATCAGCAGATGGGCAATTCAGAGGTAGGCCACCTAACCATCGGTGCGGGTCGCATCATCCGCCAAGAGTTGGTGCGGATCAGCGACACCGTGCGCAGCAATCAACTGGGTACGAGACCGGTGCTCAAGGCGCTGGTGGAACGGATCCAACAGCGGAGAGGGACCCTGCACCTGCTGGGCCTCTGCTCCGATGGCGGTGTCCACAGCCATGTGAACCACCTCTGTGGACTGATCCAGTGGGCTGCCGATAGCGGCCTCTCCGATGTCGCCGTCCATGCCATCACTGATGGTCGCGACACACCAACCCAGAGCGCACCGAACTACATCAGCCAGGTTGAAGAAGCTCTAAGCAGATGCGGCGTGGGCCAGCTCGCCAGCCTCTGTGGCCGTTACTGGGCCATGGACCGCGACCAGCGCTGGGACCGCACCGAAAAGGCCTACAACCTCTACACCGATCCGGAGATCGCCGTTGACAGCCGTAAACCTGATCAGGTGCTGGCTGCCAGTTATGCCGAGGGAATCACCGATGAATTCCTCGAACCAGTGCGCCTGCAGAACAGCGTCATCAAGGACGGCGACAGTGTTCTGGTCTTCAACTTCCGCCCCGATCGCGCTCGTCAGATCGTGCAGGCGCTCTGCCTTGCAGACTTTGAATCGTTCGAGCGCAGCCGCGTTCCCTCATTGGACGTGGTGACCTTCACCCAGGTCGAACAGGATCTGCCCGTCCACGTCGTCTTCCCACCGGAGCCGCTCGACCAGCTGCTGGGCCAAGTGGTGGCTGATGCGGGGCTTAAGCAGTACCGCACAGCCGAAACCGAGAAATATCCCCACGTCACCTACTTCATGAACGGCGGGATCGAACAACCCTTGGATGGAGAAGATCGCCACCTGGTGCCCTCTCCAAGAGTCGCCACCTATGACCTTTCACCGGCGATGTCTGCCGAGCAACTCACCGACAGCTGCGTTGCTGCCATCAAAAAGGCTGAATATTCGCTGATTGTGATCAACTACGCCAACCCCGACATGGTTGGGCATACCGGTGTGATGGATGCCGCGAAGGAGGCCATTCAAACGGTTGATGGATGCATAGGCCGCTTGTTGGATGCTGTGGGGCGTCAAGGCGGAACCATGCTGATCACGGCCGATCACGGCAATGCAGAGTTGATGGAGGGACCGGATGGACAGGCGTGGACAGCCCACACCACCAATCCTGTGCCCGTGATCCTGATCGAGGGAGAACGGCGCAAGCTGCCTGGCCATGGCAATGGGATCACACTCCGCGATAACGGAGGCCTGGCCGATATTGCACCAACCTTGCTTCAGATCCTCGACCTGCCGCAACCGGAGGCCATGACCGGCCTCAGCCTGATTGCGCCAATGTCCAACATGGACCCATCCCCAAAAACCGCTCGCTTGCCTCTTTCCGTCTGA